CATGATCATACCGTACAAGTGACGTGATAGAATTGTGTCATATTACAGAAAATTACAGAAACTTGATTCAAATGGCAGTATGGAGGTTCGGATGCGTCTGAAGCGGTTTAATGTACCATTTTGAGTGTAATGAGATGTGTACTTTATTTTTGCAAATTTTTCTGATTTTTGTGAACCGATTGAATTATCAGAATagagaaaagaaaagaaaagatttttttttaaaaaagaaaagaaataaagaaataaataaatttTGTAAAAATAAGTACTTGCTGCACAGTAATTTATATGTCTTGAACTGATCTAATATACTGTTTCTTATGGATGTATTTCTTTCTGAATATTTTCATTCCCCCCCCAGTTTGCAATTTTCTCAAATTTCCTGCATATATATTCTCCCCCTATTTCACAATTTTCTCAATTTTCCTGAATATATTCCTTTTTCCCAAATTTTCCCATTTTTACTTTGCCCACTTTTTCCATAATCCCATTTCTGTCACGTGTCGTGGGTCAAAATTTTCATCTCCCAACTAGGGCTAAACCCTAGGAGTTGCGCGACACGTGACGTACTCCCAAACTGGAACTCCCGACTCAGCTGCACAGCACACCCAAACTCTAGTGTGTCGATTTTCCAAATTCTCCCTTCACACGCCAGCTCTGTCGATACACTGTAACACAGCCTAGATCAACATGTCTGCTCCTATTTTCGACCCCACCCCTGAGGACATTCAGAACCTCCTGGCTGCCCAGACCCACATTGGTTCCAAGAACGTTCAGGTGAGTAATCCGTGGTAGCCAACAAGCGATGGATTTTGAGAGATGGACCAATCAACGAGGCCGAAACAGAGAGACGGAAACGAGAGACGGGGATACCTGAGGCGATGGCGATAgcgatgatgacgatgacgacgacagcgacaaCATGGGTGGTTTGGTTTGATGGAATGATAGCTGGTTTTAGATTCGTTGGATTGATGGGCTGGATAGTTGAATGTGACATGACATGACAAGTGTACTGCCATCAAACGACATGACGAGAGCAATGAGCAGTGATTTGTTCAGTTCGCggccatctccatcatctccatcagcATAAGCCTGCCACTCTAGTGCCTCTGAAGACGCTGTTTCGTCGTTTTTACGTTGTTTTTATCTCGTTGGTCGTTTTGTGTCACTTGTGTCTGCGTCTAAAGCGGTATGTGAGGTCAAGTTTATTGTCCCTCATGGCTGGTCAGGCCACGTCAAGCGGTTCACCACAACTCGACCACTGGCATCATGGGCTCAATCACGAGAGCCAAGACCATACCGAGTGTTTGGTGACTGTTAACCATGGTCTGCTGATGGGCTCATTTGATGACTGATTTGGTAACTCATCGGTCGCGACTCGTCGATACATTACTATTATTCGCTCGTAGACGGATTGGTCGTCGATTGGATTGCTAGCCTCATGCAGTTCTCCTCACACCGCTTGTCAAACCGCACAACCGCATCCACTAACACAGGTCCAAAACATCCCTTACGTTTTCAAGCAGCGAGCCGACGGTGtcaacatcatcaacgTTGGCAAGACCTGGGAGAAGATCCAGCTGGCTGCCCGAATCATCGCCGCCGTCCCCAACCCCGCCGATGTCGTTGCCATCTCCGCCCGAACCTACGGACAGCGAGCCGTTCTCAAGTTCGCCAACCACTGTGGCGCCACCGCCATTGCCGGCCGATTCACCCCCGGTTCTTTCACCAACTACATCACCCGATCTTTCAAGGAGCCCCGACTTCTGATTGTCACCGATCCCCGAACCGACCACcaggccatcaaggaggctTCTTACGTCAACATCCCCGTCATTGCTCTGGTTGACACCGACTCTCCCGTCGAGTTTGTCGACGTTGCCATTCCCTGCAACAACAAGGGCCGACACTCCGTCGGTCTTGTGTGGTGGATGATCTCTCGAGAGGTTCTGCGACTCCGAGGTGCCCTTGAGGATCGAAACACCGAGTGGTCCGTCATGCCCGATCTCTACTTCTACCGAGATCCCGAAGAGCCCGAGAACactgaggaggctgctgaggaggctgccaccgaggaggttgtcGAGACCGCCGCcgctgaggctgctgccgccacCAACGCCGACAACTGGGACGTTGCTCCCGATGCCGGAGCCGGTGCTGCCGACTGGGCTGCCACTGACGACTGGTCCGAGTCTGCCCCCGCCCCCGTTGCTGCTTAAATTTGCACCTTGTTTTTGGGGGTTGTAAAATAATTTAAAAGGCGAGTAAAATGCGCATTGCGTAATAAAATTtattgaaaaaaaaacacacccaACACAAACTGTCCGAGTGTACTTTTCCGACAGTTGAGTGATAAATAGAATGGATATCTGTAGATGTTCCATGATATTCTCGTAGACATAGATTCAACCAGATGGATGGACGTCATCGGCCGTTCACCCGATGAGAATAGCCATTCTCGGCAggttttttattttattttattttttattttttattttattttattttataatAATATTTTATTATAATATTTtattatattttattttatttagTAATTGTTCTCGAGCCATGGTCGTCGGCCCCCAGTGACCACAGTTCAATTCCCCGTTGCAATTTTATATTGGATACCTTTGTAGAATTGTTTGAAAAACATCtttaaataaaaatagCCACAGAAACATAACACAAACATAAATCCCCACACTGTGAAAATGACCATCTCAATCTTCTACATACCACTCCGCTCTTCCCTCACAACcgtcacaaacacaaaccTGCTCCGTAACATGTTCTGTTTCTGACTAAGacatgtgtttgtgtcacgAGGGACCCCGCGTCGGGTGCGGTGGGGTGAGAGCTCTCTTGTTGATCACATGACATTTGTTGGGACATCTCTGTGTCTTTTGTATTGCGACCTTCTGAAACATCTTTTGAGGTCTGTCTTGGGTCTGCCTTGGGGTCTGCCCTGGGTCTGCCTTGGGTCTGCCTTGGGGTCTGCCTTGGGTCTGTCGTTTCCCGCTTCCTCACCAACCTCCACAGTCGTCCAGCCAAATGGTCTCCGTACGGTCGCCTAGAGCCAGTGTTGTCTGTGGAAAATGGTGGAGTGGTGGATGGCCAGAGGCAatcagacacagacattGATGTTTCACAATCGCACCGTGTACTCTCCAGGGATTACCAGAGGCTCTTCAAGTCACCACTATATCATTGAGAGACTTCGGACACACACTTTCTTCAGCGAGTATGGAATGTGTTCTGGGACCGCATTACACGAGTGTTACTCTTTAAGAGCAATACTATTGATACCCACTTCCTTAGCCCATCCTTCTCACTCCCTTCAGCACAAAAGTCCTCTACGACAAGATGACATtggctacttgtaacaAATCCAGTGCTTTATTCTTCTCAGTTATAGCTTCTTGACGGTACCCTGCTAGTCTGAATCACCGGAGTCATCAGAGTTACCAGAGTTGTCCAAATCATCGGAAGAGTCGTCCTCGGAGTCACGGAGTCATCAACGGAGTCCGACTccgcctccttctcggtctTCTTGGTTGTCTGGATGGAACAGAGTCGTTCACCTCAGGAACACCCAAGGGAGACActtgaagatggagaaagGAGAATTCTTGGGAGTGTCTGCTCAGACTTTGCCCTAGTACAAATCCTGGCAGACGCCTTGGGAAcagtcttggtcttggcgGCCGCTCTGGACTCGGCCTTCGCTGCAGTCTTACGCCCTCTTGGCAGGAGTCTTTAGAATGGCTCTCTTTGGAGGCCCCGTCAGAGGCACTGGCACAGTCACTGTCATCAGAGTCGTTATCGGAAGCGTAATAATTGgaatcagaatcagactCACAATCGGACTTCTCCTTCACTGGAAGAAGTAGGCTGAAAATAATTGAGTGTTCCCTGATTCTCTTTAAAGGAGGTTGGGTGCATCTGTGTGCTCTTCTTGGTTGTCGGTTTTGACTCGATCTTGCATTTGGGCAACAGTCAGAGTCAAAGTCAACATCCATCGCTCTCTGGACTCGGCTTCAGCAGCACCAAGCGCTCGTTTCTTGACCTCCTGGGCCTCTGCTTCGCTGCTTCCTTGGCTGGTGCCATTCTCTCGGCGGCTTTTTAAGAAGACACCCATGATTTATGGGCTCAGGCAGAAGCTGCAACAACGAAGCTCATACTCGACAGGCACTTCTAGAGTCAGTCAGTTGGAGTCAAAGTCAACCAGCGGACAGATCCAGCGGGAGTTATTTCCACTATGAGTGGATTTTAATCGGAaaaggaggaagaggtcCACATGAGTTCTCCTTGATTGTTTCACTGTTGGAGAACCTGCTATCCACAATTGTCGACGATTCTCAGCCAGAAGTGGTGATTTTCGATTACCATATCGGGGAAGTGTCACCAAGAGTCCCATCCGACACTCGGTCCATCTCATTGTAAAGTCAAGACTTTTACAATAGCGAAGGAGTTTTATGGAACTTGTCAATGGTACTGCTGTTGGACTTGGCTGCTTTGTGGAACAACTTCTGCTACCGTGGACTTCAGAGGGCTCTTCAGAGAACTTTGCAATGAGCTTTTCAAAACTTCTCCTTTGTTGGTCTACCAGTATTGGAGTCGGGGGTGTGTGCTATGATGCAGAAGATCAGAACATTAAAAAGACTTCCTTGGGCCCTCTCCAGAGATGATCTGGCACAGTCTTTCTCCGACTTCTTGGAGCTTGCGAACTAGTTTTCGAAACTAACtcctactacaagtaactaCCTCGAGTCAGAGGGGGCTCAGACTGAGCAATGGAAAGTGGCGGAGTTAGTCCAAGACCGAAAGAAGACTTTTTTCAACTGTCTTATCTTTATGTCTTGACTCTGAGTGTTTCTATAGACACGATTTTGAGAGCTGagggtacaagtacagttgGCCACAGTTGGCCACAGAAGTACGGAGACGACCGAGCCATACAAAAcacagtacttgtacttgtacaagatGTAGATGATTTATTCTGAATCATCTCTTCATCTCGAAACCTCTGACTTATTATTAAGTGGAAGaactgcttgtacttgtgcaaGTGGTCCAGCGACCAAGAGACAGTGACGACCTCCGCCTCAGAATCGGCTTAATATTGTCTATTACCTCCTTCTACGGATACCACCAAGAGTCGAATCTCGGGTTTTGTTTCATGCAATTGTTTCATCATTGCGTCTGCTCCCAATTACTTGAACTTTTGTTGAACGAAATCTTCCGAGTCTTCCTTGAAGTTCATCCCGTTCCAGATGTGCTGGAAATACAAAAATTGTAGCATTTTTTAAGCCCAAGATTGACAGAGTATTATTcagaacaaaaacaacTACGTTGCCTTACAAATTCTCCAGTTGTCGTATTTTTCTGGTGAGTAATTGGCTATTGATATTGTTGACTTTACTTAGAGTGGCGTTTACCACTAAGTAATTTCTTGGACTAATAACAAAAGAAATGACAGTTCGAAACCCGACTGCGACAAGTCAGGCGACACAGAAAAGCGGGttccactacaagtacagtacataccgtacgagtacgagtagcgTATAATTCGCCATGCCAATGATATTTACCCATTGTGGTTTCCATTGAAGGGGTCTGACACCGATAGCTCCATCCCTCAGGACCGATGTAGCCTGTTCGACTTCCAAATCCGCTCCTATATTCCAAGAAAAAAGGCAGATAAAACCGCCAGGATTTGAAAAGCTCACGTCGATGGAGTCAGTTAAGGGACGAGACCTACAAGAAAAGACGAAACGACAACAGACCTATCACTCCGACAGCAACAGTCACTCGTCTGTCCCTTCTCTACGCATAACAATAACATgtattactgtagatgtacAAGGTCTGGGACGCGGGCGTCGAGCAGAAGCCAGCCACTATTCAACCAAAGAGAACCAGACATGAGAACCAGACGAGCAGCAAAACGAGGTGAGAACGGGAAGATCAAACAAGCCGGCAATAGAACCAGAAAACGGGTGTGGACTGAGGAAAAGGGCAAAAGGAGCATCTGGCGCTGGGAGTGGAGCAGAGTTGAACAGGTTCAACAGCTAACTAAGCACATTAAGGTGTGACTTCTCTTCAGTCTGTTTTTTCCAAAGTCGGTTAGTTTGGTTAGTTTGGTTTGTTCGGTTTGCTCGGTTTGTTCAAATCGATCACTTTGTCCAATTCAAATCGATCACTTTGTCCAATTCAAATCGATCATTCTGTCCAAATCGATCATTTTGTCCAAATCGATCAGTTCAAGTCGTTCTTCGCCTAAaaaacctcctcctcctcaggcACCTGAAATCCCTCCTCGGTCGAGTACAGAATCGTCTGAATTTCCCGAATCATGCCCTCCACCTGCACCGTGTCCATCTGCTCGGCATTCTCCTGCACCAACACCTCGATTTCGCgcagcttgttgaagtAAAAGTTGCGTTCCGTCTCGAGACCCTCCAACACCTGCTGATACTCCACCGCGTCTGCCTCCAGAGTGGCAATCTGTTGTTGTGCTTTGGCTAGAGCGGCCGACGATGCTTGAGACGACCCGGAGGCACCAGGACGCCGACTGACACTGGCTCGACCCGAAGCCCCCGACAAACTTCCAGCTCCGGTTCCGGCTCCGGCTCCAGCGCCAACACCAACCGAGCCCGCGGCCCCCGAAGCCACACTCGGTCGACTTCTCACAACACTGCTCCGACCACTGGTCTGAGACTGTACCGAGGTTCTTCCTGACGTGGCATTAGGAGTGGAGCCTGGGGCTGTCGACGGCACCGTGGCGACCCGTCCAGCTCTCCGACCCACCGCATCGTACTCCTGACCGCTCCAATTGGCGTCCCAATGCTTCTTGCAATACTGCAAAAACTCCAGATTGTCCTGGAACCGGCACTTGACCAACTTTTCCACCGGAATCTGCCGGTCGATTTTGTGCCGATTAAACACCCCCTGCAACACCTTGTAATTGTTGAGAAACTCGTACTCCGCCTTGACGTTGAACTTCACCTTGCTCATGGGCACATCGCCGTAGATGGAGTCCATAATCTGGCAGTAGATGGCGCCCTTGCCgcactcctccaccttggaGATTTCCGTCTGCAACAGCTCGTTGACCCACTGTACCAGTTCTTGTCGCGACATGTCGTTGAATGGAGTCTGTAATATTACCAGctggctttttttttggcgtCTGGTttgtgtactgtacggtgCAATGTCGTGTCACTCCAGtgagaagaggtggtgttTTCGTGTGGTTGCCGGGGCGACACCAAACCTTATATACAAACCTTAAAACGCGTACGAAAAGAGGGCCCTTGAGACGACCCGCCGACAACGCCGAAGGACGGGGAATGATGCTAGCGGAAAACCGACGCTGGGAGACGATTTTTCAGCCAAATTTAGGGAGTTGGATTTTTTTGGCCCCACAGATTATGACTAGGGGGAAAATCGCTGAATATCCACGTGATTCGGGATTAAAGGGTATCTTTGGAAACCTGAAAATTGGGAGATTCCAATGATATCATGAAAATTGCATTTGGATTGGTTTCCAGGGGAATCGAAATGATATCATCTCTAAATGGAATCTGACAGACGGAGATGGAACAAGAGATGGGCTCAATGTGTAGATTCGGGGCCCCCAAAAATACTGTTAATTTGTTCCCAATCACGTGGAGAACAAAAATGAATTTTAAACCACCCCAATCGATGGAATATCCACAGACTTGGAGACTCCCTGGTGTGAACCTGATTGCTTCTACAAAAGGTGTCAGAACAAAATGTCGAAGAACAGACGGGACACAAGATATGGGTGAAAAAGTGGGTTATATTTGTCCATGTAGTTCAATCCTGTTGAGCCAGAGTCAATCGGAGCTATATTGGACTCATTCGATCCTGTTTTATTGATATATACTGATTCAAATTGCCTTAATGGAGGTCTCCAGAGGATTGAGAAGAGATATCAACATCGGGACTTCGATTCGATTCTTCTAGAACATTACTCTTCCTTACTATCAAGTCTTTGACTTATCTACAAGCCTTGTATCTGGTTTGGtgatgtactgtatctaCGTAgaacatgtactgtactttgtAGAGTCTTGACAGAAATGCCAAGTTGGTATTTTATTGAATAATATTGGTTAAAATGAGACGAAGAATCTATTCCCGTTTAGTCTGAACCGATCGGAATACTCGAGCAAGAGCTGTAGAGTATCAATGTATTTCCAAAGACACAGAGCAATGTGTAGTTCCATGGAGAGACTCTAGAACTTAACCAATAAGAGAGGAACTGTTTTTCACAACTATTTATTTCTGGATTCGAAGAGTAGGACCTTTTATAACCAATATTCAATGTTTTAGACGCCATGTTCACCATCTAAACAGCCTTCAACCAATACGCCAATATGAAGAAACCCTGGTAATAACCACGGCTCAAGTAATATAACAAATCACGGTTATCACCAATATCAAAACAGACTGCCGTTAATTTCTTCCCAATAGGAGCATTACTCAGCTCTATGGACTCACGTTTAGATATGAATCTCTCTGAACACACAAGAATGGTTTTCTGGACTTTAGGGGGTCTCAGAACCAAATAAAGATACAATTATAGATAGAAATTGTACAAATAATCCATCCCTGTTGAATCCATCTCACTATCTCCTTTCTTAGTCGTTCTGGAGACCGTTCTTAAAGTCTCCATATGTGATCAAACGAGTGATCTGATAATATTGCTGTCCTTTTAGAAATTATTTCATTAGGAAGTGTTTCAGATTCTTCTCGAAATATTTATTTCCATCTAATCTCTTGTCAATCGATGCATTTTGAGCGAAAACATATttataaatatataatatatattattttACAATAACCATTTGATTTCGGCTTAAGGACGTGATTTTACTTGAACTTTTACTTGATATGGGTCAAACTGTAGTtcagaaagaaaaaagtataaaaaaaagttatataaaaaagaaattaATAGATATTTTCGAAAATGATTAATGAAAcaaataaattaaatttAAAAtataattaattaatttaAAAAACTCACCCCACCAATAAAACACATTCCTTGTACCCGTTCTTTGAATCCCCATCACCTGCAACTATCGCCCCATTTTTTCccgtgtcacgtgatcttaCCACGTGATCTtaccacgtgaccacccCTCCCGATTTAATCCGATCCCCCGCGACTTCCGGGTAAACAGagtgatcacgtgagaagATAAAATATTTTTTAACTCAGACAAAACTATATCCCGCATATATCATGCATAAAACATGCacaatgtttttttttaaaataAACTCGACAAAAAAGCAGACTGATTCGGCAGGCACAGTCCGGGTAACCGGCGCCTGCGCAGCACGCtcctggtcacgtgatttgcTCCAGAAGTCGCGTCGATGTTTTGCTTCTCTTTCTATTCCTTTTTTGGGTAAGTTTATGATTTTTGTGGCTGCCTTTGGCGGCTATTATTCTGGCTACTATAGATGAGGTATTTAGAGCTGGTTTGGGGGGATTAAAATTAGAGTGAAAATaaatgaataaataaaaaattgaaaaaatacCAAAAAAACCCAAAAGAAATATTCCGGAAAAGTCGAAAAAAATcgggggaaaaaaaaccaatgCGGAATCTCGTGCAGAGATGCGTTTTCCTGCGGTGGAAACTTGCTGCTGCACTTTCATGCTGCGCGAGAGCAACCTGGTTGGCATTTTCTGTGCATGTATATGTGGCTTGTTTTTGAGAGTTTTGTGGATTTTCAAAaatcagaaaaaaaaaaagataatTAAAGAAAAACGCAGAAAAATTACAAAAATGCACAAAAAAAGCTGGAAAAATATTGTAAAAAACATTTCATCTAACAATTAACATCCCATTGTTCATTCCACCGCCCATTTCTACTTCTCTAAGTCCAGATGTGTTTTTCTACAAATATATGCACCGCAATTTCTCCGTGCGGGGGTGGCGGGGATGCAGGAGAAATTggacttttttttggcggAATAATTGCTCCGAAAAATCgggaaaaatggaaaaaaattgatAGAGCGCTAATCTTGCTGGAGAGAAAAAACTGAACATATATTTATTTCATGCTATTTCCAATTTCCGTCATTTTCCAATTCTTCTCATTTTCTCCAAATTGTTCTGTATTTACCACTTTTGCCATTTTTGCCATTTTGCCATTATGCCAAATTGTTCACTCGCCCTGTTAGCTCCAAACCCTAACCTTACCGTATTCGGCAAATATACCCTAACCCCGAATCTGTCGCGACTCAGGTTCCCAAAgggtaaaaaaatcaaaaaaaaaaaatccgGACAAAgactaaaaaaaaatcgcTTATCCACAGATACATTTTGTGTCACCACCTCAGCATCGTTGAACCTCTGTGCGACCCTATTTGCGCGTCCAAAAACCGACTTTCTACGCCCCCTTGACCTCCGACCGTCCCAAACCGCTCTTTTCGCCACTTGAAAGGACACATATCTCGCACTTTGGCACCCCGAAACCAGACCTACACCTCCCGAGTGTGACCACGACAGACCGACTGTTGCCCCCATTACAGAGCCCGTGTTGCCCATTACCGAGCTCGTGTTGCCCATTACCGACCCCGTGTAACCACCACCGAGTCCGCGTAATTCCCGTAATTCCTCCGTGATTACTGTAAGTATCAGGCTGGGCTAGGATGGGAGCTCAAGTGCATTACTCacacagaagaagagcgaTAGCAGAGGCTTAGTAAAGCAGTCATCGACACTAGTTGCGAGACGACATCAGTTGCGAGACCGaaatcaccaccacaaccaaaaaaacaaccaccacatcaCAAGACCCACCACACTGCGTCTGTCCCCCCCGACATTCCCTCTGTGACCCCACTACACCACCTCTGTGACCCCCTACAGAGCCCGTGTGACCCTATTACTCCAGCTCCGTGACCCATTACACCAGCTCCGTGACACTACTGCACTCAGCATGTCCTACGAGAGTCCCCGACGACGCTCGTCCATAGCCACGACCCAAGGGCCCTTCCCCATCCACCAGCGGGCCCACCATGCCACCAACCTCCACTACTACGGCAACCGGCCCGGTGTGGCGGTGGCACAAAGCGTCCCGACCGGTGGCGTCCCCGTGCTCAGTCGAAAGATGGTGGCGCGGCGCATCTCCGAGGGCGAGAGTGGCcggctcaaggaggagctaAAGTGCGAGGCCTGTGGCAAGGGATACAAGCACATTTCGTCGCTGGCGAAACACCTGTGGGAACATACGCCCGAATGGAACGTGACCAGTAAGCTGCTCATCAGCAAACACCAGCAAgtgcagcttctggaggcGGCTTCGATTCTCGTCAGCATGAACGAGGGCGACGAAGACGAGCTCGAACCCATGCCTCAGCTGCAGCCTCTGGGTTCTCTTGCTgcccagcaacagcgaGAGCgcgagcagcagcagcagcaacagcagcaacagcagcagcatcagaTTGCACAGAACCAGCTACAGCAGCTGCAagcccagcagcaacagcgtGGCGAGCCCATGATGCATTTGCACTCCCCGGGAAGCTACACGTTGTCGCCTTCTCCAGGCCCTAGTGGACACGTGACTGGCCATGGTCCGGGCGCAAGTCACGGATCGGGCCACGTGCCCACCCCGTCACACCACGTGCCACACAATCCCCACGGCGCGGTGTTTGCCCAATCTCCGGCGGCGGCGTTTTCTCCGGCAGGGTTTTCGACGTTTACTCCCACGCCAGGTCGACGGAACTCGCTGCAATTTGGCATGAGCACGGTGgccgaggacgacgacgatttCGGCACGTCCAAGAGTCCCCGGGCGTCTGCTCCTCTACCTCCAAGGTTCTCGTCGAGTCTGTATGGCTCCAgtgtcaaggaggaggatcgAGAGAgaatggaggaggttcCTAGTCCGACCAAGAGCGCCAGCAGTCCGGAGAAGTATGGCGATGAGaaggatgatgatgatggagttTTTGGTGAGATGGACTGATGAGCGCACGAGCACGAGCGCAGCGAGTGGTGCGGTTTTTGGTTCATCTGGATGATTTATCGAGAGTCAATCGAGAGTCAATCGAGAGTCCAATCGAGGAGTCAATCGAGAGTCTATCAAGAGTGAATCGATCAATTCATCAATGAGCCTCTCAACGAGCTCACCAACACACTCTTCAACTCACGATGCCTCAACGAACTCGTCAACTCGCTACGCTCGTTTATGAGAAGACGAAGAACTCTCGTTGCCTGCTTCTCCCGCGAACTCATCCCTCTAGCCCTTCATCAGCGCCGCCTGCCACGTCCCGTGATGGTCGCGAAACAATGCATATATAAACCACATATTTTAATGAGTGTATGAGACGTCAGAAGTGGAGCGGGCGGAGTGGCAGTAGTCACAGAATCCGACAGACTCATTGAGTAGAGCGAATGATGGTGGTGTCAACCACGGCGTCAGAGGTTTCAGGGTTCACCAACGGCCCACGGCTGAGTCATCTACAAGAGTCGTCAAGAGCCAATAACGTGACCAGAAGatgagtcacgtggccaGAAGGAGCGAAACACGTGACTATCAGTCATGGAATTCACGTAAGTCAtggaatcacgtgagtcaTGGAATCGCGGAACCACGGACTAACAGCATGGAATCGTGGACCAACATGACGCGAATCAGTATTCAATGTTAGACCGTGCAGATCAGGTATCAGGCTGCGACAAGGTAAGTGAGTGTTTCGCTCTGGAGTACTGTTGTTGAGAGTTGTAGCGGCGTATTGAGTGTCCTAGAGTAGCGTGGGGTAGTCAGAGGTCTTAGAGATAGAAACGTCAGTATCACTGAATAGTCAGCGGTATTCTCGACGGTATCTTCGAGCTGGGTTTATCGGAACTCTTCACATGAGTTGAATCATCGTCAGTCCGCTCTATACCATACATTTGGTATCCAGCGACAGTAGCAGTCTCATTTCGAGCCAGGTCCGCAGATCTGTCCAATGACATCTCCAGAGTGGAGACCGAAGAGAGCAGGTTACCATCAGCCAAGCTATGACCAGCGGGTATCATCAAGAGGTCCCATAACCAACATGTTTTAACCAACATGTCTTAACCAACATGTCTTAACCAACATGTTTTAACCAGACTATCACTCCACCATTGCTCAGACCATGAACGGTGTAGAGAGTTGTAGACAGCCAATGGACAACTGGTCGACAACTGGAAAGGGTCCTTGGCAATCCACCATTCAATTACTCCAGTCTGAGTACTGGCCACGTCGAAGATGGTCTTTTCAATGTTGTAGAGGTGAGTTGATGTAGATGAGGTGAGTTGATGTAGATGGGTAGATGAGGTGAGTTGATGTAGATGAGGTGAGTTGATGTAGATGAGGTGAGTTGATGTAGATGGGTAGATGAGGTGAATTGATGTAGTGAGGCGTCTTCAATGGTTTTCAAAGACGTTCAGGAACATCAAATGATCCTCATGGCCCTTGCCTCCAACACCAATTGCAAACACCAATTGCCCCGCTCGTCGGTCCTCAATGATATCAACAGgacaaactcctcctcaactTGTCATTGCGGGTTTCAACCGCACCA
The Yarrowia lipolytica chromosome 1A, complete sequence genome window above contains:
- a CDS encoding 40S ribosomal protein uS2 (Compare to YALI0A18205g, similar to uniprot|P32905 Saccharomyces cerevisiae YGR214w NAB1A 40S ribosomal protein p40 homolog A, similar to Saccharomyces cerevisiae RPS0A (YGR214W) and RPS0B (YLR048W); ancestral locus Anc_5.116), with product MSAPIFDPTPEDIQNLLAAQTHIGSKNVQVQNIPYVFKQRADGVNIINVGKTWEKIQLAARIIAAVPNPADVVAISARTYGQRAVLKFANHCGATAIAGRFTPGSFTNYITRSFKEPRLLIVTDPRTDHQAIKEASYVNIPVIALVDTDSPVEFVDVAIPCNNKGRHSVGLVWWMISREVLRLRGALEDRNTEWSVMPDLYFYRDPEEPENTEEAAEEAATEEVVETAAAEAAAATNADNWDVAPDAGAGAADWAATDDWSESAPAPVAA
- a CDS encoding uncharacterized protein (Compare to YALI0A18249g, some similarities with DEHA-IPF3000.1 Debaryomyces hansenii DEHA0D15576g), which produces MSYESPRRRSSIATTQGPFPIHQRAHHATNLHYYGNRPGVAVAQSVPTGGVPVLSRKMVARRISEGESGRLKEELKCEACGKGYKHISSLAKHLWEHTPEWNVTSKLLISKHQQVQLLEAASILVSMNEGDEDELEPMPQLQPLGSLAAQQQREREQQQQQQQQQQQHQIAQNQLQQLQAQQQQRGEPMMHLHSPGSYTLSPSPGPSGHVTGHGPGASHGSGHVPTPSHHVPHNPHGAVFAQSPAAAFSPAGFSTFTPTPGRRNSLQFGMSTVAEDDDDFGTSKSPRASAPLPPRFSSSLYGSSVKEEDRERMEEVPSPTKSASSPEKYGDEKDDDDGVFGEMD
- a CDS encoding uncharacterized protein (Compare to YALI0A18227g, similar to Saccharomyces cerevisiae BIM1 (YER016W); ancestral locus Anc_7.167, similar to uniprot|P40013 Saccharomyces cerevisiae YER016w BIM1 binding to microtubules), whose amino-acid sequence is MSRQELVQWVNELLQTEISKVEECGKGAIYCQIMDSIYGDVPMSKVKFNVKAEYEFLNNYKVLQGVFNRHKIDRQIPVEKLVKCRFQDNLEFLQYCKKHWDANWSGQEYDAVGRRAGRVATVPSTAPGSTPNATSGRTSVQSQTSGRSSVVRSRPSVASGAAGSVGVGAGAGAGTGAGSLSGASGRASVSRRPGASGSSQASSAALAKAQQQIATLEADAVEYQQVLEGLETERNFYFNKLREIEVLVQENAEQMDTVQVEGMIREIQTILYSTEEGFQVPEEEEVF